GTGCGGCGGCGCAAATAGCGGCGCATGCCGAGAAAGCTGGTGATGGCCAGGAGCGCCAGGCCGGCCATCAGATAAATGGTCAGCCAGCGGAAGGCCGAAGATTGACGCCCATCATCGCGCGCCGGAATCAGCCATTGGCCAAACCCGAACAGCGGCAGCGCGGCCAGCGAGAAGTACAACACCGACAAGCCTGGCGCGTGAGCGCGGGGCTCCAGGTCGGTGATGGCGCTCCAAGCGCGCTTCCACCAGGGGGCGAGCTTGCGCCGCGCGACCGCCTCGGCGCGAAAGGTTTCTTCCGAGAGGGGATCATAGACTTTTTCCGCGGCGCTCCGCGTGCCGATACGAAGATCTTTTAAGCGCTCGTCTTGGCCGGCGGTTTCCAACAGGCCGGCGGCGCTGGGATCGATCGTTTCGTCGATGAACGTGCAGTTCCAAGTGAGCTTATGGGCGCACCACCAGACGACGCCGATCAAGAGGCAAGCGATCAAGGCGTTGCTCACCAGCGTGATCAAGACCACGATCGTGGCGAGCGCCAGCCCCAGGCCGAGAAACGACGCGTGCGCCACGCCTTGCGTAATGCTGACGCGAGCCAGCATCACGGAGCCGAACACAAACCAGAACAGCACCCAGCGAATCACGCCGGGGAATTCGCCCGCATAGCCAACGTCGGAGAGAAAGAACACCAGGCTACCGACGAGCAGCATGATCAACACCGGGGCCACGGCGACCGCCAGATAGTCGGCCCAGGTCATTTCGTTCCGCGTGCCGCGCATGGAGTGTTTCCAACAGCCCGATCTCAAGCCCGCCCCTACTCATACTAGCCCGACGCGCCAGCGAGGGGGAGTGGACGAGAGAATCTCGCGTCGAAGAATTTGCACGCTGTGCCGGTTGCGGGCGCCCTCCGGGCGCTGACGCTTCCGGCTCCAATGTTGGTTGGCGCTATGGCGCGAGCGCCGTCGTGAGCCGGATGGCAAGGTCTTCCGCGGTGCAGTCGCGGATCAGGAATTTCTTTTCGCTGCTGGTTTCGCCGGCGATGATTTCGATTTGGCTGCGCTTAAGGTCGAGCGTTCGCGCCAGCACTTCGATGATTGCCTTGTTGGCTTTGCCTTTTTCCGGCGCGGCGGTGACGGAGACTTTGAGTTGACCATCGTGGACGCCGCGGAGGGCGTTTTCACGCGCGCCGGGGCTGGCCTTGACGGGGAGGATGACGCCTTCGGTGCGTTGCTCCAGCCGGACGTTCATGCGAGACCTTCGAAGAGGGCGGAGCCGACGCGAATCATCGTGGCGCCTTCCTCGATGGCGATTTCGTAGTCGCCGCTCATGCCCATTGAGAGTTCATTCAATGAAACTCCGGCGGGACAATCCGGCAGCAGCGCATCGCGGAGTTGACGCAGCGCGGCGAAATCGCGGCGGGCCGCGTCGACGCCGCCTTCGAGCGACGCCATCGTCATCAGGCCGCGGAGCTCGATGCCTGGCAACGCCGCGATCGTTTCCATCGCGGCGCGAACTTCCACTGGCGGGAAGCCATGCTTCGTGACGTCGGCGGCGATTTTCACTTCCAACAGCGCCGGGATACGCCGGCCGATCGCCACGGCCTCCGTGCTGACGCCTTGCGCGAGGGCAATACT
The DNA window shown above is from Planctomycetia bacterium and carries:
- a CDS encoding DUF167 domain-containing protein, which translates into the protein MNVRLEQRTEGVILPVKASPGARENALRGVHDGQLKVSVTAAPEKGKANKAIIEVLARTLDLKRSQIEIIAGETSSEKKFLIRDCTAEDLAIRLTTALAP
- a CDS encoding YggS family pyridoxal phosphate-dependent enzyme, whose protein sequence is MDSSARLKQNLDEVQERIAAAAQRSGRRAAEITLIGVTKYVSDALTRQLFDFGCHDLGESRPQSLWGKAEDIPGARWHLIGHLQRNKVRRTLPYLALLQSLDSIALAQGVSTEAVAIGRRIPALLEVKIAADVTKHGFPPVEVRAAMETIAALPGIELRGLMTMASLEGGVDAARRDFAALRQLRDALLPDCPAGVSLNELSMGMSGDYEIAIEEGATMIRVGSALFEGLA